A part of Aegilops tauschii subsp. strangulata cultivar AL8/78 chromosome 2, Aet v6.0, whole genome shotgun sequence genomic DNA contains:
- the LOC120974126 gene encoding uncharacterized protein, with amino-acid sequence MGDEQEAHDLIDEEYYMFCNEGSDNDILDDDEEASMSSAKPSEIDPFDTVYSNIPDNTHILKVDENCKHCKARKFESEPDGFCCRNGQIELKQPEPIPELMRLWSSMDADSRHFRENIRFFNGHFAFTTLGVSLDENYTNMKSGVYTFRAHGTIYHNVHSFGPSSRPEHLQLYFYDDDPNLNHRKAATKQLDQDVVKRLVDILKENPYSQQFRSLGAHKDNLDDYRIDLNTDKRLDQTRYNKPVSSEVAAIWVEGTDLAKRFDRRITLCGNNNERHSIRVTSGAYDPLSYPLFYPMGELGWHPKLPKRNVSWEVVLNPRLCHDDEDDAEGNSRLCVSVRDYYCYMLQTRPAIFNPILCGARLLQQWAVDMYIKIESCRLRWYMKNQTQIRADLYKGVVDAITSGETRASAVGVRIVLPGTYPGGDRDMKKRHMDAMAIVHTYGKPDIFLTMTCNPKWEEIINELLPGQTAQDRPDIVARVFYGKLEAMKDMLLKKMVLGVVVAYVYVVEFQKRGLPNAHFLLIMDSTYKLLVPEQYDRLISAELPDKQKYPELYAMVVKHMMHGPCGALNPKNVCMQDNECKCRYPRPFNENTIQGKDSYPVYRRRDDGRHAKVRGKMLDNRWVVPYNPYLLRMFNCHINVEVCSSIKAIKYIYKYIYKGHDKASFSIDQPDADGNIDEIKRYVDARWVTPPEAMWRIFGFPLCANYPPVLQLPLHLPNMHRVAFNAQADLKNVVSSENASKSMLTEYFKANELHPWARLILYKDFPGSSTWEKKKKIWKRRVERFQLGRIVSANPAEGERYYLRVLLNHVPGETSFVDLLTVDAVVCGSFRESGERLGLIEADNTLDDCLTEAE; translated from the exons ATGGGCGATGAGCAGGAAGCACACGACTTGATTGATGAGGAGTACTACATGTTTTGCAACGAAG GATCCGATAACGACATATTGGATGATGACGAGGAAGCGAGCATGTCTAGCGCTAAACCTAGCGAGATTGATCCATTTGACACTGTCTACTCAAACATTCCAGACAACACTCACATCCTGAAAGTCGACGAAAATTGCAAACACTGCAAGGCCAGAAAGTTTGAGTCTGAGCCTGACGGCTTCTGCTGTCGCAATGGCCAGATCGAGCTTAAGCAACCGGAACCAATCCCAGAGCTTATGAGGCTATGGTCCAGCATGGATGCAGATTCTAGACATTTTCGGGAGAACATACGTTTCTTCAATGGGCATTTCGCCTTCACAACCCTTGGGGTCAGCCTTGATGAAAACTACACTAACATGAAGTCTGGGGTGTACACATTCCGAGCACACGGCACCATCTACCACAATGTCCATTCGTTCGGGCCTAGCTCCCGTCCAGAACATCTGCAGTTGTACTTCTATGACGACGACCCTAACCTAAATCATCGTAAGGCGGCCACCAAGCAATTAGACCAGGATGTCGTGAAGAGGTTAGTAGACATACTCAAAGAAAACCCATACTCCCAGCAATTTAGGAGTTTGGGTGCACACAAGGACAACCTCGATGATTATAGGATAGACCTAAACACCGATAAGAGGCTTGACCAAACAAGATATAATAAACCGGTGTCATCTGAAGTCGCTGCAATTTGGGTTGAGGGCACTGACCTAGCAAAAAGGTTTGACCGCAGGATAACACTTTGTGGTAACAACAACGAAAGGCATAGTATACGTGTGACCTCAGGGGCATATGACCCGTTGTCTTATCCATTATTCTATCCAATGGGGGAGCTAGGTTGGCATCCGAAGCTACCCAAACGTAATGTTTCTTGGGAGGTTGTACTAAATCCTCGTTTGTGTCatgatgacgaagatgatgcaG AGGGGAATAGCAGGTTATGCGTCTCCGTTAGAGACTACTACTGTTACATGCTGCAAACACGGCCTGCGATCTTCAATCCAATACTTTGTGGAGCACGCCTACTGCAGCAATGGGCGGTTGACATGTACATCAAGATTGAGAGCTGTCGGTTGAGGTGGTACATGAAGAACCAGACGCAGATCCGTGCCGATTTGTATAAAGGAGTTGTTGATGCGATCACATCGGGTGAGACGCGAGCAAGCGCTGTTGGGGTAAGAATAGTGCTCCCTGGAACTTACCCTGGTGGCGACCGCGACATGAAGAAGAGACATATGGATGCCATGGCAATTGTCCATACATACGGGAAGCCTGACATCTTCTTGACCATGACTTGCAACCCTAAATGGGAAGAGATAATAAATGAGTTGCTTCCTGGACAGACGGCGCAAGACCGACCTGATATTGTGGCTCGCGTGTTCTATGGCAAACTAGAGGCTATGAAAGATATGTTGCTCAAGAAGATGGTCCTGGGTGTTGTTGTTGCTTATGTTTACGTAGTTGAGTTCCAGAAGAGAGGCCTCCCCAACGCACATTTTTTGTTGATCATGGATTCAACGTATAAGCTTCTTGTCCCAGAGCAGTATGACCGACTCATTTCCGCAGAGCTCCCAGACAAGCAAAAGTATCCTGAATTGTATGCAATGGTGGTAAAACATATGATGCACGGACCATGCGGTGCTCTCAACCCGAAGAATGTTTGCATGCAAGATAATGAATGCAAGTGCAGATACCCGCGGCCGTTCAATGAGAACACGATACAAGGCAAGGACTCATACCCAGTTTATCGGCGTAGAGACGATGGTAGACACGCTAAGGTTCGAGGGAAAATGTTGGACAACCGATGGGTTGTGCCATATAACCCTTACCTTCTGCGGATGTTTAATTGCCACATCAACGTCGAGGTCTGCTCTAGCATAAAGGCTATAAAATACATTTATAAGTACATTTATAAGGGCCATGATAAGGCTTCTTTCAGCATCGACCAGCCAGACGCTGATGGTAACATTGATGAGATCAAGAGATACGTTGACGCAAGATGGGTCACCCCTCCGGAGGCTATGTGGAGGATATTTGGCTTCCCACTGTGTGCCAATTACCCGCCTGTCTTGCAGTTGCCTCTTCATCTCCCGAATATGCACAGGGTTGCATTCAATGCACAGGCTGACTTGAAGAATGTTGTATCCTCCGAGAATGCTTCAAAATCCATGTTAACGGAGTATTTCAAGGCAAACGAACTACACCCTTGGGCAAGGCTTATATTGTACAAGGATTTCCCCGGAAGCTCCACGTgggagaagaaaaagaagataTGGAAGAGGCGGGTGGAGCGTTTTCAACTAGGTCGTATCGTGTCTGCCAATCCTGCCGAGGGGGAGCGATACTACCTTCGTGTGTTGTTGAACCATGTTCCGGGGGAAACATCATTTGTGGACTTGCTCACCGTCGACGCCGTGGTATGTGGGAGCTTTAGAGAGTCCGGTGAAAGGTTGGGACTCATCGAGGCAGACAACACGCTCGACGACTGTCTTACTGAGGCGGAGTAG
- the LOC109740938 gene encoding uncharacterized protein, producing MSDDYRRTRTSPNEVEQMVLLDIRGMLQSMGKDIIDFALPTIDDAFDPTEGEAREIIEESTIEFDESDTKLSSSLNFEQRAAYDEILAAVERGDGGIFFVDGPGGTGKTFLYRAMLAKVRREGKIAIATATSGVAASIMPGGRTAHSRFKIPLSCDDGASCSFTKQSGTAKLLRMASLILWDEASMTKRQAVEALDNSMRDIMGIRDRPFGGKTVVFGGDFRQVLPVVRRGSRGQIIDASLRSSHLWKSMRQLQLITNMRAHNDKWFANYLLRVGNGTEEADDQGNILLPDDICLPSTGEVDDLEKLIDHVFPSLDDNMADSSYMTSRAILSTTNDNVDKINIRMIERFHGDEVIYHSFDSAEDDPYGYYAPEFLNGLTPNGLPPHALKLKLNCPVILLRNIDPANGLCNGTRLVVRGFERKTIDAEIVIGQHAGRRVFLPRIPLCPSDNDMFPFKFKRKQFPIRLSFAMTINKAQGQTIPIVGVYLPNPVFSHGQLYVALSRATAKRNIKILIQKEKPKEKSNKQHNNPKKRKRPTVSLLTSMKNIVYKEVLTG from the coding sequence ATGTCCGATGACTACCGTCGGACACGCACGTCCCCGAACGAGGTGGAGCAGATGGTGTTGCTTGACATTAGGGGTATGTTGCAGTCTATGGGTAAAGACATTATTGATTTTGCTCTTCCAACGATCGATGATGCATTTGACCCAACCGAGGGCGAGGCCAGAGAGATCATCGAGGAATCAACCATTGAGTTTGACGAAAGTGACACTAAATTGTCATCTTCCCTGAATTTTGAGCAAAGGGCTGCATACGACGAGATACTAGCGGCTGTTGAACGCGGTGATGGGGGTATATTCTTTGTTGATGGCCCTGGAGGTACGGGGAAGACCTTCCTTTACAGGGCGATGCTCGCCAAGGTGAGGCGCGAGGGCAAGATTGctatcgctaccgcgacgtcgggCGTCGCTGCTTCTATCATGCCTGGCGGCAGGACTGCCCACTCGAGATTCAAAATCCCACTGAGTTGTGATGATGGAGCCTCGTGCAGCTTCACCAAGCAGAGTGGGACTGCCAAGCTGCTAAGGATGGCCTCATTGATACTATGGGACGAGGCCAGCATGACTAAGCGACAAGCGGTTGAGGCATTAGACAATAGCATGCGCGACATCATGGGAATACGCGACCGACCCTTTGGAGGAAAGACTGTTGTTTTTGGCGGGGACTTTAGGCAGGTGCTTCCGGTCGTCAGAAGGGGGTCACGGGGCCAGATAATTGATGCAAGCCTCCGAAGTTCTCATCTATGGAAGAGTATGCGGCAGCTTCAGCTCATCACCAACATGAGGGCTCATAATGACAAGTGGTTTGCAAATTACTTGCTCAGGGTCGGTAATGGCACAGAGGAAGCCGACGATCAAGGCAACATACTACTCCCTGATGATATCTGTCTGCCATCTACAGGCGAggttgacgacctggagaagctGATTGACCACGTGTTTCCGAGTCTAGATGACAACATGGCAGATTCGAGTTACATGACATCTCGCGCAATCCTTTCCACGACAAATGACAACGTCGACAAGATAAACATCCGCATGATAGAGCGTTTCCACGGAGATGAAGTAATCTACCATAGCTTTGACAGTGCGGAGGATGACCCATATGGCTACTACGCTCCTGAGTTTCTGAACGGATTGACTCCCAATGGTCTTCCTCCGCATGCACTCAAACTAAAGCTGAATTGCCCGGTGATACTTCTAAGAAACATTGATCCAGCTAATGGGCTGTGTAACGGGACTAGGCTTGTCGTTAGAGGTTTTGAGAGGAAAACCATTGATGCAGAAATCGTGATTGGACAACACGCTGGTAGGAGGGTCTTCCTTCCTCGAATACCTCTGTGCCCATCTGACAATGACATGTTTCCATTCAAGTTTAAGAGGAAGCAATTTCCTATTAGGCTTAGTTTTGCTATGACGATTAACAAGGCTCAAGGGCAGACCATCCCAATTGTTGGTGTGTATCTACCTAATCCGGTGTTCTCTCATGGTCAACTCTATGTTGCTTTGTCTCGAGCCACCGCGAAGAGAAACATAAAAATACTCATTCAGAAGGAGAAGCCAAAGGAGAAGTCCAACAAGCAACATAACAATCCGAAGAAGCGTAAAAGACCGACCGTGTCCTTGCTGACCTCAATGAAGAACATCGTCTACAAGGAAGTACTTACAGGCTGA